The genomic region CGCGCCTTCGACCGTCTGCCGCGCATCCTGCTCGCCGCGCTGCGTTCGCCGCCGGTGGGCATCATGGTGGCTCGCGGTGATCTTGCGGTGGAGATGGGTTTCGAACGGCTCGCCGAGGTGCAGGAGGAGATCCTGTGGATGTGCGAGGCGGCGCACGTGCCGGTGATCTGGGCGACCCAGGTCCTCGAGGGACTCGCCAAGACGGGTGCACCGTCGCGCGCGGAGGTGACTGATGCGGCGATGAGCGGCCGGGCCGAGTGCGTGATGCTCAACAAGGGGCCTTATATCATCGACGCGACACGGTTCCTCGGCGCAGTTCTCGACCGCATGGCGTTTCACCAGTCGAAGAAGTCGTCCACGCTGCGCCAGCTGTCGGTCTCACAGATGACCTGACCCCGTCGCGATCCCGTCCACTGGGCACCGACCGCTTAGTGGGCTCCGGGTGTTCCCCGGAGCCCGATGCCGATTATCGAAGGCCCATGCAGTTCGCGTAGTAGGTCACCGTCGCCGGCCAGTCGGAGAAGATCCCAAGTATCTTCACCTCGCGGGCCAGTACGTCCAGTGCCAGGTACATGTCGCTGTCATTCTGCACGGCGATCCCTTGCGGATCGAACTGATAATACCAACCACCCTTGGCCGCCCCTTGGCGCAGGTCAGCGCGTTCGAAGGTCCAGGTGATGATCTCCAGGCCGGCCCGCTTGATGTCCCTGGCGTAGCGCGACGGCACTATCCTGCCATTGTCGGTCACCGACAACAGGGCCCACATCGGTGGCGCAAAGATGCGGATACCCTGTCTGCGCAGGTCCTTCAGTTCATCGAAGCTCAGCCGCTCGATCGCCGGGTTGGCTGTGGGGTCGATGCTGTCCAGAAACACTGCCTGTCGGCCGAAGCGCGGGTTGTTCTGAATCCAATACAGCACGTCGTCCTTGTTGAACGACTGCACCCAGGCATCGCGCGGATGCACACCACCGTCGATCAATTCGTCGACGAAGCGCTGCGCATAGGCCTCCTGGCTACCGAAGATCGCGTCGATGCGATCCTGGTGCTCGGCACCCTTCAGCTCGGGGGTATGCTTGACGCCCAGTGCCTGGTTCAATGCGATGCTCTCGCGGAACGACAACACCTGTGCACGCCCGGTGTACAGATTGGTACGCCAGTCCGCAGTTCCGCCGAGATAACCCTCGGCGCTCGCGGCGCCAGGATTGCTCGCATCCATCTTCGCCTGCAGTGTCTTGAATTCGTCCAGCGTCAGATCGCTGGTGCAGCACTTCGGCGGCGGCGACTGACCGGGCCCGGTCCATGGCACGGTACATTTGGCATTGAGTGCGGTTGTGACAATGTCCGTCGTGGTGTGTAGATCGCACTCACTGTGACGACAGACCAGTTCGCCGTCGGCGGTGAAGCTGACGTCGCATTCGACAAGGCCCGCGCCCATGCGCGCGCCGGCACGGTAGGAAACGTCTGAGTGTTCTGGAAACTGCATCGCCGCACCACGGTGGGCGATTGAGAAGTCCGTGCGATAGAAGGGACCGTCCTGGCATTGCATCAGCCGATCCTTCAGGCGTCCCTCGCCCAACCCTTCGACCAGGTAGTATGGACGCGGGCCGAGTTGCACCGCCTGATCAGCGTCACCCGAGTCATGCCAACCGCCGCCATGGCCGCCGCGGTCATCGGCGCCGCCACCGGCGTTGGTGTGGCCGGCCGTCACCGCCAACCCCAACGCCATCACCGCGAAGAAGCCCTTGTTACTCTTCATCCAGTCATCCCCTTTGTACGAGTCAGTTCGATGCCGTAGCGCATCGCCCCGGGAGTCTGGATGCCGATTGTTTAGTTCCAATGGCGGATTCTTTGCCCTGCCGTGAACGCCAGGCACTGGTACTTCAGTTGGCCGGATACCGACCTCGTGAGGCGTCGTGAAAGCGGACGAGAAAACGGTGACCCGCTCAATCCTTCTTGTTGAGCAGTCCCTCGAGGTCTGCAAACGGCCGGTAACGGGTCTCAGAGGCATTCTTCGCACCGGAACCCGCGTTGCTGCCTGTCTTCATTGCCGCCATGTGTTCTTCGTACTTCTGATGCTCGTTGTCGTGGCAATAGAGGCACAGCAGCTCCCAGTTGCTGCCGTCGGGAGGATTGTTGTCGTGATCCATGTCCTTGTGATGGACCGTCAACTCCTGCAGGTTGGTGCGGGTGAACGTGCGTCCGCAGCGGCCACACACCCAGGGAAACAGCTTTAGCGCCTGCTCACGGTAACCGCTCGCGCGTTCGTCGCTGGCGCGTCGCGCATCGGCGACGACCCGGTCGAGCTTGTCGGTATCGATGGCGCGGCCGGTACGGCCATGCCTGGGCGGGTCTTGGGCCATGGATCGTTACTCCCGGATTGACGGCGTCGGTTGAGCCCGGCCGCCGGACAAGGAGATTCTAGGCCGCGATGGGGTCATGGGCCACCATCGCAAAGGTCTGTCCGCGCCCGTGTTACGGGTGCCGGACAAGGCAATTCGGAAAGATCTGCATTCAGGCTCGGCCCGGGACGCCGGATCGAACGTCGATGGCACCGGCCGTTCGCAGGCCAGCGGTTCCTGTTCAGGTTTGGACCGCTTCGCTTAGAGAAGTCGTTCGACGACGACGAATGCGAGCAGCGCGAAGACGATCACCGGAAAGACGACACTGCAGACGCCCGCAATCGTCTGCGCGACGGTGACCCAAAGGGGCTGTGTTTCCCAGTCGTCGCGGATCTCCCGCCGGTATCCGCGGTCGAACAGGTATTGCCAACCCGCAACGAGGTTGATCGGTGGCCTGGGGGCAAGCAGCATGGTGATACCTCCATAGCATGGAGTACGGACATGCCTGCAGTACGGACCTGTATTCTTTCAGTGTGATGACGCAATTGTTGCACTCAGGTTGCAATCGCCAGGACGCACAGGCAATCGATGCGGTGCGCGGCGGCTGGGCTCAGGTGCGCACCAGACGCATCTTCTTGAGTTTTTTCCCTTTCGCCAGGTGGTTCACCAGTCTGCGCAGCGGTTCGACGGGGTACTTCAATGGCCACATGTGCTTGCCGATACGGGCGAATGCACCGACCCAGGCATCGTTGGCGCTGTACAGCACGTGGTGATTGTCGGTACCGCCGACGTTGAGCCAGTAGGTATTCTTCTGGTCCATCGGGGTATGGCCGACGATGAATGGGGTTTCGGGCGGCAGGCCCAGGGCCTTGCGGAAGCGTTTCACATCACCCTTGGTGTAGCCACCGGGCCGGTTGCGCCGCTGCATGCGGTTGCGGGTCATCTCCTGGGCGAGTTCCGGATGCTGATGGATGTCGATCAACATCTCGCGCGTCACCTTGTTACCGGGCGGCGCCGCGTGGACGGCGCAGAAATCGGGTGAGGCGACCACATAGGGCAACAGGTCGTAGAAGCGCTGCATCGCGTTCCGGTACTCCTTGCCACGTGCCTCCCGCAAGGCGCGTTTCCACAGCAGCCCCTGGGGCACCCCGCCCTTGCCGACGTCTTCGGCGAAGCTGTCATGGTTGCCGCGAATGAAAAAGAACCGCTCGGGGAATCGCAGCTTGAGGCGGAATATCAGATCCATGATGAGTATCGAACCGTTCATCTTGTCTAGCGACTTGCTGCGTTCGGAATGCACGGCGTCGCCGATGATCACCAGGCAGGCCTCGCCGCGCTCCAGCGCACGCAGGAACCCGTTGTGGCTGAGAATCACCAGCAGATTGTCGATCTGCGCATGCAGGTCCGCCACGATGATCGGGGTCAGCTCCGCCGGCAGTTCCAACAGGCCTCCCGGAAGACCGCGACTGTCGCGCGGACGGAAGGCCTCCTGTTCCATCAACTGATTCACCTGGTTGATCAGCGTGAGTGCCTCGGCCTTGCGCAGCGGCTTCAGCGCGCCGCCGTAGATCTCCACGAGGTGCTGCAGGCACGCGAGCCGCTCGCTCTTTTCCTCGTTCAGCATCGGCGAGATGCAGGTGCCAACCGAGGTCTTGTCCTTGAAGACCACCGCGTCGCCATCATGCACCAGGCGCAGATGCTCCCGCTCCACGTCGTCGGTGTAGTCGAACAAGGCCAGCTGATTGATATCGTCGCGCCCAAGGGTGATCTTCTGCCCGGGTTCCAGGCGCAGGAATCCGCCGATCCCCGGGCCGGAATGATCCGGATCCTCGAGCAGGAAATTGGGAGGGCCGGCCTCCTTGTCGGAGGCCACGAGAGGATACTCCGGATACAGGTGCAAACGTTTGCCGTTGCTGCCGCCCATCTTCAGCTCGATCGGGAATCCCTCGTACGGGACACGCACGCTGTCGTCCACCAGTCGATAGGCCTTGCGCAGTTTCAGCAGGCGGCAACGTGCCAGGCCCGAAAACGCCCGTCGAATGCGCTTGAGCAGAGCGGGTTTGACTTCGGGCGATGGCTTATCCATCGGTGAGCTCCGTATTCACGATGCAGGCGGGAGGACTACCGATGCCCTCCCTGATATAGACCCGAACGCCGCTACGGCACAAGTGCTGTGCGGTCTGGCGGAACACCTCCAACTGCGCCTCCACCAGTTCCAGACTCAGATTGCGGTCGACCGGGTGGCTGCCATGACGCGCGCGTCGACTGCGTTGTTCAAACAGTACCTCGGCCGGCGGGAGCAGGAACTCAAAGACGTAGCGCTGCCGCCAGTTGACCGAAAGGAAATGCCGCTTGGGCGGCGGTATCAGGATCCTCGAAAGCTCCAACTCGGGATGCGGACTCGCCTGCAGCCATTCGGGGTCGATGACCGCCAGCGCTTTCTTGTATCCCACGAACGGGAAACCCAGATGGATCTCGCGTGGACGGAACGCCAGCGCCTGGTCGGTCCACCACCGCGGCCGACTGAGGTCGAGATAGCCCTCCTCGGACCACCCGCCCAGCTTTCGGATCAGGGTGCTCTTGCCCGCGCCTGGAGGTCCGGTGACCAACACGTGGCCGAACTTCACGTCCAGGGGGAACGGCAGCCCCTTCATGTAGTGCAGTTCCGTACATATCCTTGTGACACATTCGTGCATGGGGGCTTAGGGGCACCGGCGGAGACCGGCCAAATACTTCCTGGTTACGAAGGGGCCGGGATCCGCGGCAGCGGGTCCCGGGTTCCCCCGAAGGCTAGCCGAAAATGCCCTTGAACACGTAGAAGAATATCGCGGCCAGGATGCCGCCGGCCGGCAGTGTCACGACCCAGGAGATCACGATGTTGCCGATCACCCGCAGGTCGAGGGCCCCCAGCCCGCGTGCCAGCCCGACGCCCATCACCGCACCCACGGCGATGTGAGTGGTCGATACCGGCAGGCCTGTCTTGGAGGCCAGCACCACGGTGGTCGCAGCCGCCAGCGTCGCGCAGTAGCCGCGGGTCGGCGTCAGCTCCGTGATCTTGGTGCCGATGGTCTGCATCACCTTCCAGCCCATGGTGGCCAGACCGACCACGATGCCGGCACCGCCGAGGATCAGTATCCAGATCGGCAATGAGGCCTTCTGACCGACCTCGCCACCGCTTTGCACGATCGAGACCACCGCGGCCAGCGGCCCGATGCCGTTCGCGACATCGTTGGAGCCGTGAGCGAACGCCATCGCACAGGCGGTGAAAATCATCATCGGCACGAAGGCCTTTTCGACGCTGGCATAATGGAACTCGCGTTCCGCCATCTCGTCCACCTTGACGCGGTTGATCATCATCCTGCCGATCGCGGCAACGATCAGGCCGAAGACCACGGCGATGATGAAGCTTTCACCCATCGAAAATTCCAGCTTCAGGTGCTTCAGCCCCTTGAACAGCGTGACAAGGCTGACGACGAAACCAACCAGGAACACGTAGAAGGGACCGTAGGTCTTTGCCTTGGCGAACGGGTTTTCCGCATTCAGGATCAGCTTGCGGATACTCATCATCAACACCAGCGCAATGACGCCACCGAGCAACGGTGAGACCACCCAGCTGGCGACGATCTGGCCGATTTTTCCCCACTGTACGGCATCCATGCCGATGCCGGCGATCGCGAACCCGACGATCGCACCCACGATCGAGTGCGTCGTGGACACCGGCCAGCCGCGGTAGGACGCAATCATCAGCCAGATGGCCGCTGCCAGCAGCGAGGCCAGCATTCCGTACACCAGCAATTCCGGCGAGCCGGTAATCGCCGAGGGATCGATGATGCCTTTTCGGATCGTCTTGGTCACGCTGCCGCCGGCGATGAAGGCACCGGCGAATTCAAAAACGGCGGCGATGATGATCGCCTGCTTCACCGTGATGGCGCCGGAGCCCACCGAGGTGCCCATCGCGTTGGCGACATCGTTTGCGCCGATCCCCCAGGTCATGTAGAGACCGAAGATCACCGCCATGACCATGAAGATCATGCCGTATTCGGAGATGGTTTCCATAACTGTTACCTAGCCTTGTTTTTAGCACCCGCTGTGCGCGGGAGATGCGGGATGGTCTGCGGCATTCTCGAAGACACGGCCGACACTCAGCGTGCGATCAGCAATCGCAGCCGGTCGCCGACCTTTTCGGCATAGTCGGCCAGGTCGCCGATCCATTGGATCAGCTGGTACCAGAACATCACCGACACCGCTGACATGCTGTCTTCCTGTGCGAACAGGCTGCGAGCCAGCTGCATGCCCATCTCGTCGGTTTCGTCCTCGATCTTGTTGAGGTCGGCCACCATCTCTTCGACCTGGCTCGCCTCGCGTCCCCTGAACCCCATCTCCACCAGTTCGTCGAGCTCTTCGATGATCTTGCCCGCGTGGTTGCAGGTGTCGACGCAGCGGTTGACCAGCGCCATCAATGGTTCCGCCATGCCCGGCGGCACCTCAAACCTGCGCTCGGTCAGCAGGCCGGCGATGTCCTGGGCGGTATCGGCGATCGAATCCTGCATTGCGAGCACGTCGAGCAGGTCGCGTCGATCGACAGGCATCAGCAGGCTCTTGGGGAGATGCCCACGCAGCTGGTTCTTGATCTCGTCGGCGGCCTGTTCCTTATCGAAGATCACCGCCTTCTGGGCCTCGAGTTTCGCCCGATCGCCGTCCAGCAGCGCCTGGAAAAGCGCCGGTACCTCGGCCACGCATTCGACCACCACGCGCATGTGCGCCTGTATCGGCCGAAAAGGAGAGCGGCCGAAAAGGGCTGCAAACGGATTGGTCGACTTCATGCTGTTCATCCTCCCGGGGGAAACCGAAGTTGAATATCTCCACCGCCCACACCGAATGGCGGGACGTGACAACAATCTGCTCTTCGAAATCTTCGCTTCGAATCGTGCTTCTATTTAAAAAAATGATCCCTCACGGGCCGTTAGGCAAGGCGCGCCGAGGCATCATTCGGCGTTTTTGTCATATTTCCGCAACTTTTCTGACATCGAACAAATTCGGTCCCTCGAGCACCGAAATACCGGTCCGGCCGCATGCAAGACGAGTGCCTCATTTTCGGACGTTTCGTGGAGAAGTCGCCGAGAAGACGCGAGGTCGGAATACCGCGATCGAAGGCGGTGTCGTCACACGGCCCCGCCGTTGGTGTCCGGGGGACACCAAGACCCGCCGCGCGACCAGCGCAGTCGGTAGTCAGTAGTTCGCAAACAGCCGGTTGAGCCGGGTGCCCAGGCGCTCGAGCGTGGCCAGCAGGTGGTCATACTGGACCTTGTCCCGTGTAAACCCGGACCGGCCATCGACGCCCGTATCGCGGTAGGCCGACTCGTCCTGTCGAAGGTTCGTGAAGATCAGGTCGAGCCCGGCGATCGCCTGGCCCAATGCCTCCGCGTAGTCGGACAGCACCTGTTGCAACTCCCGGTCCCGGCCTTTCGTTGCTTCGTTGCGCGTCATGTCTTTGATCTGGAGCTTGAGCGTGACGAGTTCGTCCTGCAGTCCTTTCAATGACTGCGAGAACTCACCGTAGGCACGCTGGCGATGTCCGCGCAGTGCATCGATGATCAGTCGGAACGACGCAGCGCCGAACAGGGCATTGTGGATCGCGTGATAACGATGATGCACATCAGCCACCGCACACCCGATGTCAACGATGCCAGACACGTCTCAAGGTCCTTTCGGGTCTCTGCGCAGATGCGTTCGGTATTGGATCTTCAACCAGATCCCCACGACCAGCAGGCCGAGGGCGATCGAAACCAGGATAGGGTCCAGCCTGCCGTCAATGAAGAACACGATCGCGAGGACGGCCACGCTGACCCAGAACGCCATCACCGCCGCCACCCATCGCGTCTTCAGACTATTCCTTGCCCGCGTCCAGTCTGCCGACACGTCAGCATCGTTCTGTTTCATGCCATCCTCAATATCGCCGGGCGGGTGCGGGAGCCGGGAAACGGGACACCAATCAGGCCGTTCAACGTGACCTGCCGCTGCGGATCGGTTGTCGGAGGGCCGATATGCGGCCGGAATCCGCTACTTCAGCTCCTTGAGCGCCTTCAGGCCTTTCTTACGCTGTGCGCGAATGACCGCAAGATGCTTGCGTATCTTTTCCTTGTCACTTTTGTTCTTTTCCGCCTCGAGCTTGTGTACCAGTTTGCGCTTGCGCTTCTTCAGCTTCTGCAGGATGTCTTTGAGGGACTTCTTCTTGTCTCGGCGCTTCATCTTTTCCGCGCTGAGTATCTCCTCGGCCTTTTTCAACAGCTTGGGCGTTTTCATAAGATATCGAGTCCCGCATTCATGAATCGTGGTGTTCCAGCTCGGATCTCAACTCCTCGATCTCGTCTTCGGTGAGGGCCAGCTCCCGCTCGACTTCCCTCATCGAGGCATCTCCGGTGGCAAACAGCACTTCACCCATCTGTACCAGGTTCTTGGCGACATCGTAGGCATAGGTGGCGTCGTTCATCAATGAAGTCGCCATGGGGGCGGTGATCTTGTTGTCCCGAATGAGTTCTTCGAGGACGCCATTGCGTGTGCTGTCCTGGTCTTCCATTTCCACCTTGAGCGTGTCGAATGACAGCACTGCCAGGGGATCCTCGGTATGCGCACGCACCTCGGCCAGATGACGCAGGACCTCGCCCAGCTGTATACGAATCTTGTTGTATTCGTCGCGAATGGCCGCGTTGTCCGACGCGACGTATCGCGCCAGGTTCTTGTGCATGTGCTTGGTGTCCTTTATCGCTTCGACCATGTCACGGCCGGCGGCGCGCAAAGCGAACAGCGTATTGGACTGCTCTTCGTTCATCGTCACTTGAGCCCTGCTGATGAAATTGACGATCTCGCTGTACAGTCCTTTGACGGTGGTGTTGTACTCGTCGTCCAGGTCGATGGCGATCGGCTTGCTGGTCCGCTTGACGACATCGGCGAGGTCCAGATCCGAAAGTATGTCTTTGCGGTGCAGGCTGAGGCCGTGCGCGATTATCGCGAACGCGTTGTCGTACAGACGCAGGGTCTCTTTCCTCACCGCCTCGATGGCCGTGTCCGGCAGCTCGATGACCGAGTCGTTGAGGTACATCGGCACTGCTGCGGCCGCCGCCTTCTCGGGCATCGTTCGCATCAGGAAACTCACGAGGTGATTGATGAACGGCATCATCACCACGATGCCGATCGTGTTGAAGACACTGTGGAATACGGCGAGTTTCAGCGTGTAGTCGTCGTCGGCGATGCCCACCGACGAGCTGATCAGATTGACCCCCTGAGCGATCTGGTGGATGAACGCGATGGCGATCAGCGCGGTGACCATGTTGAAGATCAGGTGGGCCGCCGCCAGGCGCTTGCCCTGGATGTTCGAACTCATCGAGCCCAGGATGGCGGTGATCGTGGTGCCGATGTTGGCGCCGATCGCAAGCGCCAGGGCGTTTTCGTAGGTGACCTGCTGGGCAGCCAGGGCCGTGATGATGATCACCAGGGTCGCATGACTGGACTGCATGATCACCGTCGCCGCGACGCCGATCAGCGTGAACAGGAATATGCCCGCATAGCCTTCCACCGCGAAGGCGGTCAGGTCGATGGTGTCGCGAAACGCCTCGAAGCCTTCCTTCATGTGATGGATGCCGAGGAACAGGAAGCCCAGCCCGGCCAGGACGTATCCCACACCCTTGAGGTTCTTCGAGCGTTGGAACACCAGGATGATGCCGAATACCAGCATGGGCATCGCATATGCCGATATCTTGACCTTGAGCCCGAAGCCCGCGATCAGCCAGGCGCCGGTCGTGGTACCCAGATTCGCACCGAAGATGATCCCTATGCCGGCCGCCAGTCCGATCAGGCCGGCGCTGAGAAAGGAGATCGTGATGACGGATACCAGCGAACTCGACTGCATCAGCGTGGTGGTGACGACACCGAAGCTGAGCGACTTCCAGAGCCCCTCCGTGGTCTTGCGCAACAGCCGTTCGAGCAGGCCGCCGGTAAAGGCCTTGAAACCGTCTTCGAGCGCGAGCATGCCAAACAGGAAGATCGCGACCCCGGCGGATATCTCCTTGAAGTCCGGACTGATCCAGAAACCGTACGCGAGGATGGCGAGGATTGTCGGGAGTATTATCTTTTTCATAGCATCATGGGCGCCATCGCCAACAAGGAAGCTTGCACAACCAAAGGTATCCGTACCGCCGATCGTGTGTCCTCGTGCGGTGTCTCACGTCGCGTCCCGGATCGCCGCTTTCAGCGACGAACTCGAAGATCTCGCCGAGGTATCGGCAGGTCGCGCACTCCAAGGAATGCTAGCACAGGCAAAGCGCAGGCCCGTCGACGCGTGTAACTCCCGGGTGAAGGCGCGGCCGATCGGCTTGGCGGTTGTCAATGAAACAGGTAGTCGCGGTCACATGGCCGGTAGTTGCTCACGACCCCCATCGCGTCCAGAAGGCCGAGTAGAAAAGCCGTCGCTGAGATGCGTCCCAAGCCACCGGCGATGCATGCAGACTCGTTGAATGCGGAGACCTGGTCACGCCGCCCGTTGGGTGCGATGGTAAACGCCGGTACGGGGTCGCCGCAGTGGCGGCCGCGGTTGCTGTCGGTGGAATGATCGCCGGTGACCGCGATCGCGAGATCCGGGCGCCGCAACGCGTCGAGCATCCGGTCGACGCGTTCCAGGCAGGCTTTCTTGCCCAATGGATCGCGGTCGTGGGCGCAGATGTCCGGACCCTTGATGTGCAGGAAGACGAGGTCCCGATGCTCGAGTTCGGCGAGTGCGGCGGCGAGCTTGCCCTCCAGGTCGGTGTGCGGCAGGGCGCTGAATCCCGGTTTGCGGACCGTGTGAAAGCCGAACAGCCGACCCAGTCCCTCCACGGTGCGTTCGCCGGCGATCACCGCAGCGTCAACCCCCAGTGAAGTCACGAGGTTGCGCAAAGGTGCCACGCTGCCGGGACTGCGCGTGATGATGCCTGTAGCGGGGAGCAGGCCGCGCGCCTCCCGATCGGCATTCACCGGATGTTCCACCAGCCGACGGTGTGCCTCCTCGACGAACCGGTTGACTGCACGCGCTGTGCGCTGCGCCGCCTCGTCGGTAGCATCTGCAGCCGTTGCGGGCCTCACGCCCGCACTCATGCGGCCGCTACCCGGATCGGTATCCGAAACCGCGCTCGACAGGCCTGCGCCGCGCAGCAGGAGCACCGCACGGTGCTGGGTCGTCGGATACAGGCTGCCCGTGATCCCGTCACCGAGCGGGATATCACGCAGCGCAGCCGCGAGATCTTCGGTCTGCTCGAGGATACGACCGCTGCGGCGGTCGCGGATCTGCAACCTGCCCTCCTGCGCTTCGAGGGTTGCGAAATTGCAGCGAAACAGGACATCCCCCGGCTGCACCGGCAGGCCGATGCCCGCTGCCTCGACCGGACCCCGCGCAAGAACGGTCGCATCGGCGGGTGCCAGACCCATCAGGACACCCGTTCCGATATGGGTGCCAACGGGGGCACCGGGTGAGAGTGGATCAATCATCCCGGCAACCCCGTCACGCGCCATTCGGTCGAGGACCGGCAGCGACGCGGCCTCGAGCGGTGTCTGCCCCTGCAACTGCGGACAGCTGCGGTCGCCGACGCCGTCGAGAATAATCATCAGCCCCTTGTACTCCACCTCTACCTCCCCGGGATGCCTCTGTACCTTGCCCAAGATTCTAGGGAAACACCCGCTTCAACGTCGGCTCGAGCCTGACCGAGAGATGGTCACCGATGATCCGGAGGATCTCGGCAATCGTGCTCTCGCGATCGTCATTGACCACGATGGGGATCCCTTCCCTGTCGGCCTCGGACAACAGGTACGACTGCAGTTGCCAGATGGCATCGAAGCTTTTCAGATAGCGCTGTGCGCGCCGCTGCATCGCGCTACTGCTGCGACCACGGATCCGCTTGCGCAACACCTCCTGTTTCAGGATAGCCAGCATGATCGGCACCACCACGATATCGTCGCTGTCGCGCAGCCGTTTCACTGTCGTCGCATCGATATGCACGCCCTCCAGCACCATCGAGACACGCTCGCGAACCGCCCGCTGGACCACCGCCTCGCAGGCCACCGCCAGCAGGCCGGTCTGGCCACGATACCCATTGGAGATCTGGTCCTCGAAGTCCGCGGCCCCGGCTGCGTCCGGCAAGGCGCGCCACGCATCGAATGATGACTGGTGGAGGATCGGAAGCAGGCGCTCGGGCATCATCATCCGCATGACCTCGCGCAACATGTCGGTCGATTGGGTGCGGAAGATATCGAGACGGCTCGCCAGTTCGGTCGCAAGCGTGCTCTTGCCGGTCCCTGCGGTGCCACCGATCAACAGCAGCAGCGGTGTACCGCTGCGCTTGAACCGGCGCCAGACCAGGTAGCGCTGTGCCGTTCCCCTGTCGATCTCCCGGGCCAGCATGCGATAAGTCAGGCGACCCAGATAGGATTTGCTGATCTCCTCGCGCTGGCGGGCCAGGAGATGACGGCCGATCAGGCGGCTGAGGTAGCGCGCATCTTCCGGTGCCATGCCGCACAATTCCAGCGACTTGCTGTGATCCTCGATCGAGTACGGCGCCAGATGCCCCTCTTCTCCGCGCACCGTGACGGTACCGGCACCCTCCGTCCGTGATTCATAGCGTTCGGCAATGTCGTCCTTGTGATACCTGCGCAGTCGTTCCGCCACCAGGTCGCGCAACTTCCAGGTCTGGACCTCGGACACGTCACTCAAGGCATCGCGCACCTCGGAGGCGAGGTCGTAGGCCTCCTCGAAATCGAGGCCGATATCCTGCAGGGAACGCGT from Chromatiaceae bacterium harbors:
- the apgM gene encoding 2,3-bisphosphoglycerate-independent phosphoglycerate mutase, with protein sequence MEYKGLMIILDGVGDRSCPQLQGQTPLEAASLPVLDRMARDGVAGMIDPLSPGAPVGTHIGTGVLMGLAPADATVLARGPVEAAGIGLPVQPGDVLFRCNFATLEAQEGRLQIRDRRSGRILEQTEDLAAALRDIPLGDGITGSLYPTTQHRAVLLLRGAGLSSAVSDTDPGSGRMSAGVRPATAADATDEAAQRTARAVNRFVEEAHRRLVEHPVNADREARGLLPATGIITRSPGSVAPLRNLVTSLGVDAAVIAGERTVEGLGRLFGFHTVRKPGFSALPHTDLEGKLAAALAELEHRDLVFLHIKGPDICAHDRDPLGKKACLERVDRMLDALRRPDLAIAVTGDHSTDSNRGRHCGDPVPAFTIAPNGRRDQVSAFNESACIAGGLGRISATAFLLGLLDAMGVVSNYRPCDRDYLFH